Below is a window of Anaerolineales bacterium DNA.
GGCCGCAATGGAGCGCAGCGGAATTGCCGTCCGGTGAAGCGCCATGTTCGCCCATGTTTATGGGCTTGTTACTTTTTTATCAAATACTCGGCCACAGCTTGATAGGCGGGTAACGAGGTTGGGTCAATCTGCGCATTCTTCGCCGTGGGAAAAGACGCAAAACGCACAATAACCATTTGCGCAGTGGGATCGACGTAAATGGTTTGTCCATGAACACCACGTGCAGCAAAAGCACCATGCGTATTATGGAACACCCACCACATGCTACGGTAACTTCCGCCCTTAATCGCATTGTAGCCGGCCTTGGCAAAGGCTTTCTTATCGCCACCGGCGCGGATGTTCTCAACAACCTCATTCGGGAATAATCGTTGCTCATTGATCTTGCCGCCGTCTAGCATTAGAAGCCCAAGGCGTCCCAAATCTCGCATGCCAGCACTTAGTCCGCCGCCCGCAAAAGGTGTTCCTTTGGCGTCCACGGTCATATATCCATCCTGCTCCGCGCCCATTTTGGTCCAGATACGTTCCGACAGCAGGTGCGCAAGATCCTTGCCTGTGACTCTCGATATAATCCAACCAAGTGCGTCCGTGTTTATGGTCCTGTACCCGAAGGCCTCACCGTGGACGCCGTCCTGCTTGACGGTTTGTAGATATTCAAAATAGCCGTTTGGGCCCTTATAGCCCTTTGGTTTCGGTAACGGGCTCGCGGCCTTTGAATAAACCCAGATATCTGCCTTTGAATCGGAGTAGTTCTCACTGTGGTTAAGCGCCGTGGTCATGTCCATGACTTGGCGCACTATTGCGCTGCCGAATGCGCTGTTCTTAAGTTCCGGGATGATTGAGGAGACTTTCGCTGTATCGTCAAGCAGCCCCTCAACAACGAGGATCTCCGCCAGAAGTCCCGTCAGGGACTTCGTCATCGACATCGCAGCGTGCTTGCCCTTCTCGTGGAGACAACCAAAGTACTTTTCGTAAACAACCCGACCCCTGTGAATGATGAGCATGCC
It encodes the following:
- a CDS encoding 6-aminohexanoate hydrolase, whose amino-acid sequence is MTGFPPPPENLIMQPESDFFSFPKLRWTVCHIRELMPTKEVNRGIGSPVPLVYAIDEGIDTVRFTPLGGDKPMTWKESLSANYTDGMLIIHRGRVVYEKYFGCLHEKGKHAAMSMTKSLTGLLAEILVVEGLLDDTAKVSSIIPELKNSAFGSAIVRQVMDMTTALNHSENYSDSKADIWVYSKAASPLPKPKGYKGPNGYFEYLQTVKQDGVHGEAFGYRTINTDALGWIISRVTGKDLAHLLSERIWTKMGAEQDGYMTVDAKGTPFAGGGLSAGMRDLGRLGLLMLDGGKINEQRLFPNEVVENIRAGGDKKAFAKAGYNAIKGGSYRSMWWVFHNTHGAFAARGVHGQTIYVDPTAQMVIVRFASFPTAKNAQIDPTSLPAYQAVAEYLIKK